The following coding sequences are from one Mesorhizobium onobrychidis window:
- a CDS encoding thiol-disulfide oxidoreductase, with amino-acid sequence MAAIFSIAGDIYAMLGYKGPLFAALSWSVVLFSLLLLLYPRRTEFLIGLVMVSLVLYALRMPVASNNKTITAVMNGAILLSAAVLYLRAAGHGAALNRMDLYQQIRIVARSLLAIMYFYGIFHKINTDFLDPSVSCAVGLYAPLARPFGLEDNLFGRYLAIFATFVIEAIAIVSLYWKRYFAAGFILALVFHYVIPISAYSWYMDFSSLVFALYVLSIPTPASEALYRTSLEFTNPLRETFGRIGILLPGAAVMLFAVTLVILLTYAFPERSFDMMVHSVWILIWAVVAGAAMVVLAYVALQNLPCRTVSSPRQPLWVYLVPGLFFLSCLSPYVGLKTESSINMFSNLHTEAGQTNHLLFPKLPYLFNYQNEVVKIIDSSEPHLVRQSRAGNYHVLLDLKKQLRRKPEAWVTYVKDGETITRANASTFADEMPNLLERKFLNFKLVDFSRPKVCTH; translated from the coding sequence ATGGCGGCGATCTTCAGTATCGCCGGTGATATCTACGCCATGCTTGGCTACAAGGGGCCGCTTTTTGCCGCTCTGAGCTGGTCGGTCGTCCTGTTCAGCTTGCTACTCCTGCTGTACCCACGGCGGACCGAGTTTTTGATCGGGCTCGTGATGGTATCGCTTGTGCTATACGCGCTGCGCATGCCGGTCGCTTCGAATAACAAGACGATCACGGCGGTGATGAACGGGGCTATCCTGCTCAGCGCAGCGGTGCTCTATCTGCGGGCCGCCGGCCACGGCGCCGCCCTGAACCGGATGGACCTCTATCAACAGATCCGGATCGTCGCCCGGTCGCTGCTCGCCATCATGTATTTCTACGGCATCTTCCACAAGATCAACACCGACTTCCTTGACCCTTCCGTGAGTTGCGCGGTGGGCCTCTACGCTCCGCTGGCTCGTCCGTTCGGCCTCGAGGACAATCTCTTTGGCCGGTATCTTGCGATCTTCGCCACCTTCGTCATTGAGGCGATCGCGATCGTGTCTCTCTACTGGAAGCGCTATTTCGCCGCGGGGTTCATCCTCGCACTCGTCTTCCATTACGTGATCCCGATCTCGGCCTATTCCTGGTACATGGACTTTTCCAGCCTGGTGTTCGCGCTGTATGTGCTGAGCATCCCCACGCCCGCTAGCGAGGCGCTCTATCGCACCTCGCTGGAGTTTACCAATCCGCTGCGCGAAACGTTCGGCCGGATCGGTATCTTGCTGCCGGGCGCGGCCGTGATGCTATTCGCGGTCACTCTCGTCATTCTGCTCACCTATGCTTTTCCCGAGCGGTCCTTCGACATGATGGTCCACTCTGTCTGGATCCTCATTTGGGCGGTAGTGGCTGGCGCGGCGATGGTCGTGCTGGCCTATGTGGCTCTGCAGAACCTGCCTTGCCGGACCGTTTCCTCGCCGCGCCAGCCGCTCTGGGTCTATTTGGTGCCGGGCTTGTTCTTCCTCTCCTGCCTGTCACCCTATGTCGGGCTCAAGACGGAGAGTTCTATCAATATGTTCAGCAATCTGCACACGGAAGCCGGCCAGACCAACCATCTGCTCTTTCCCAAACTACCATACCTGTTCAACTATCAGAACGAGGTGGTGAAGATCATTGATTCCTCGGAGCCCCATCTCGTCCGGCAGTCGCGAGCGGGCAATTACCACGTCCTCCTCGATCTGAAGAAACAGCTGCGCCGGAAGCCCGAGGCCTGGGTGACTTACGTCAAGGATGGCGAGACGATTACCCGCGCCAATGCGTCGACCTTCGCGGACGAAATGCCCAACCTCCTCGAACGCAAGTTCCTTAACTTCAAGTTGGTGGATTTCTCGCGGCCGAAGGTCTGCACGCACTGA
- a CDS encoding DCC1-like thiol-disulfide oxidoreductase family protein, which yields MKPPGKTALIVYDGDCIFCQSYVRFARLRDAVGPVELLDARSGDPRVVGFQRQGFDLNEGMLFVFEDRVYHGEEAINLLAILSSSSTLFGWLNRRILSNRTAARLIYPALKLGRRATLRLRGRSLIPADLDRR from the coding sequence ATGAAGCCACCCGGGAAGACGGCGCTTATCGTCTATGACGGCGACTGCATCTTCTGCCAGAGCTATGTCCGCTTTGCCCGGCTGCGCGACGCCGTCGGTCCTGTCGAGTTGCTCGACGCGCGCTCAGGCGACCCGCGCGTTGTCGGGTTTCAGCGCCAGGGCTTCGACCTGAACGAGGGCATGCTCTTCGTTTTCGAGGACCGCGTCTACCACGGCGAGGAAGCCATCAATCTCCTGGCGATCCTCAGCTCCTCTTCTACGCTCTTCGGCTGGCTCAACCGCAGGATTCTCTCAAACAGGACGGCCGCGCGGCTGATCTATCCAGCACTCAAGCTTGGACGCCGGGCCACCCTGAGGCTGCGCGGCCGCTCGCTCATCCCTGCCGACCTTGACCGGCGCTAG